From Hyla sarda isolate aHylSar1 chromosome 5, aHylSar1.hap1, whole genome shotgun sequence, a single genomic window includes:
- the SLC25A40 gene encoding probable mitochondrial glutathione transporter SLC25A40 codes for MKEQNDQSLAYTNITPTQQIIASSAGALLTSFFVTPLDVVKIRLQAQSKPFTKGKCFVYCNGLMDHLCVCLNGNSKAWYKVPGRFTGTVDAFVQIIRNEGVRSLWSGLPPTLVMAVPATAIYFTCYDQLRDILIHHMNNVETASLIAGATARLGSATLISPLELIRTKMQSRTLSYKELTSCIQSSVAKEGWLSLWKGWGPTVLRDVPFSAMYWYNYELGRKWLCQRYNKTEPTFSICFVSGALSGSFASVVTLPFDVVKTRRQIEVGESEVVHSSQKKSTSTWRIMRIIMSENGFSGLFAGLSPRLIKVAPACAIMISSYEFGKAFFRQLNSDRQLKTL; via the exons atgaAGGAACAGAACGATCAATCGCTTGCCTACACCAACATCACCCCTACCCAGCAGATCATAGCGTCCTCTGCAggcgctctgctgacatcattctTTG TTACACCTTTGGATGTCGTCAAGATTCGACTTCAAGCTCAAAGCAAACCTTTCACTAAAG GGAAATGCTTTGTGTATTGTAATGGACTCATGGATcacttgtgtgtgtgtctgaatgGGAACAGCAAAGCGTGGTATAAAGTGCCGGGGCGATTCACAGGAACCGTG gATGCATTTGTCCAAATCATCAGAAATGAAGGGGTCCGGTCACTTTGGAGTGGGCTTCCCCCAACATT AGTAATGGCTGTCCCGGCGACTGCAATCTACTTCACCTGCTATGACCAACTACGAGACATATTGATCCATCATATGAACAATGTAGAGACTGCTTCCCTCATTGCCGGAGCCACTGCCAGAT TAGGCTCAGCTACTCTGATCAGCCCGCTAGAGTTGATCAGGACAAAGATGCAGTCCCGAACGCTGTCCTACAAGGAGCTGACATCATGTATTCAGAGCTCCGTGGCCAAGGAAGGCTGGCTGTCCCTGTGGAAAGGATGGGGCCCCACTGTCCTGCGAGATGTGCCCTTCTCTG CCATGTACTGGTATAACTATGAGCTTGGAAGGAAGTGGCTTTGTCAAAGATACAACAAAACGGAACCAACTTTCTCGATTTGCTTTGTGTCAGGGGCCCTGTCTGGATCA TTCGCCTCTGTAGTCACTTTACCGTTCGATGTGGTGAAAACGAGAAGACAAATCGAAGTTGGAGAATCGGAGGTGGTGCACA GTTCACAGAAAAAATCTACGTCCACCTGGAGGATAATGCGTATAATAATGTCCGAGAACGGCTTCAGCGGTCTTTTTGCTG GTCTCAGTCCCCGCTTGATCAAGGTTGCGCCCGCCTGCGCCATCATGATCAGCTCCTATGAATTTGGGAAAGCCTTCTTCCGCCAGTTAAACAGCGACCGGCAATTGAAGACTTTGTGA